The Serinus canaria isolate serCan28SL12 chromosome 8, serCan2020, whole genome shotgun sequence DNA window tataatatagtataataaagtaataaattagccttctgacAACATCGAGTGAGACGCATCATTCTTCCCTGCcacaggggaagggaagggcttGCTGTGAATTTACAATAGCACACTTCCCTGTGCTCATTACAGGACAGGCTCTATCACTACTATTTTCCCACAAATGCATCAACACCTTAGACCTAAGTCAGGCCCAATATAGAGGGAGCATGGTATTAAGGGAGCAGATTAGAAGGCATTTGGTTTTACATCTACAATTGTTAACTTGGAAATCTGAATGTGTGACTGGATTCCAACATGCAGCCTCATGTATCAGCACAGGATAGAGCTGGGAGTCCTTCAGTTCATAGCCAGTGTGCTTTCAAAGAGGGGCTGTTTTAAGGATTCAGTCATGTCCAGCTTCAGGTGATTCTTCTGAAAAGCCCAGTGGTTGCCTGGGCAAAAAAGGTACATCTGCTTCTAACAAGTGACATAAGAGGAAGGAGTAAATAAAAGAAACCCACACTTCCCCTCAGCACTCTCCTCCCTCAGCAAACTCCACattcagcaatatttttaaatcatagtTCTGTGATGAAGCAGAGTCCTGAGACACTGCAGCTGAAACTCAATGCTGGGGAGGTCTCCTCTGACAAGCAGATGCAGGCCAGCCTGTGAATTTGGCATTTGGCTGCCCAAGTCCTGCTGGGCTTGCCAGAAATAAGTCAGAGGGGGAGCAACCAGTGAGGGGCAAACTTCAAGCTGAAAACTCTGGTTTGAGATAATGACTCTCTAACCTTCCTTTCAGGGCCTTTTGTACCACCCTTCACAAGCCTCGGCTGTGAGCAGCAAGAGGTCATTTCGTGCAGTTCTTCTCACAGAAAGCCACCACACACAGGGATCCCCAGAGTGAGCTGACCTGCTGGAAACCTCTACAGCAGCTTCACAGTGCCACAATTCCTGACCTTTCAGACAAAGCACCACTCAGCCCTCCGAATCCACTCCCCCACACTTTTCTttattgaaacagaaaaacacatctAGGCTGACAAGTTTATGAACTCCTTGCTACAGCCCAAAGGATCCCATGTCCTAGTCCTGGACTGAAATTTTAATACCAGTCCTTCTCTAAGAATGCAAGCCACAAGTTTCATTCTCAAAAACGCCCGTAAATGAAAGACAAAGTGTTCAGATTTATTCGGAAATTCACAGTTTCTAATGGCACTACAGCTCTGTAGTTACATACTCTTGCTCCACAACAGTGGACGCTGCACTCTGGTGGTATGAATTTTCTTCATCCAGGTTTGACATTCTTCTGAATTCATGTTCAACACGTCTGGTTCATGTGCTCTGACTGGCTAATTGTGCAGATCAACTCTGAAAGTACATCACTTTAAAGTACTCATAAACTAacaagaaagcagcaaaaaaaacaaaggctttAAATAAGTCACATTACATACAATACCTAGGAAAGGCATCAGATCTGTTAAAAAGGGTACCACTAAAAGTGCTCAATAAATTAACTTATTTTGTACAACGTGAACCTGTAACACCTGTCAAAAGGAATAACCTTTTGTTTCACTCACTCAGAACCACACTCAACAGTTCAGCAACCACACATCCTATAGTTTCCAAGTACACAGTCAcagtcaaaataaaaacacttgaGTATGAAATACCAGCCATACCAACACTGCACATTTGTTAGCCAATACAAAAGCAAACGTTATGGAAACACCTGCTGTGAGCCAGCCCCAAGGCTCAGACTCCCAGGCTTGGCAACACCAACACGcccagagcaggctctgggaATGCACCCTCACATTCTTCAGCACAACAGCAGTGAGCATTCCTCATCCACTTcctccagagagctgcagcaggtcaTTCAGGTGACAAATGCATTCCTCAGCCTCCATCACCAACAGGAAATCCTCCAGAGCCACCGTCACTGATTCTGCACATCAGAGTAAGCTCCGATTGTGACTGAAGGTGCAAGTAAACACAGTTGCCATCCCTGGTGAGAGATTTTCCTGAACAGAGTTTGCAAAACAAGAATCTAGTCAGGCAAGTCCATCTCTTGGTATTTTTACAGTATCCAGTCCACATTACTAAGTCCAGCTGAAGGCCAACATGTCCCTTTACAGCACTGTAGTGTTGCATCTTCAAAAAAAGCTAgagaaattacaaaataaatcaaatgaCAAACAATTGTATCTCCCCTCTTCCAGTGGCATTATAAATAGACAAAAGGCACATAAATATGGGAAGGTGCAAGAAATAGGAACAAAGCTAAAGGAAGAGGATTAGGCTTTTATCCCTATTCCACCCAACAAACTGGGTTTCAAAAAATTTCTGCCCCAggaactgtgaaaaaaaacctttataaAATGaaccctgccctccctccccccaaCGCTGTTCTCATAGGAAATTATCAGCCTTGTAAAGCTGCAGCTTATAGCCAAGATTGACACAATCCCATCtatttaaaaaggcagaaaccAAATTTCTGAATACTTTCCAATGAGTTGAGCTCTTCGTCTCCCACTATCCTCCCCCAGAATACCACAGACTGTTCTCAAACGAACAAACACTCTCCTGTTTGAGAAGTTCAGCTAGGTTTAGATGTGTCCAGAGACTGTCGTGACACCGAGTGTTCCCACTGTTAtatctttgtttcctttgattATGTCATGCAGGCTTGGCATCGACCCCGACTTAGTCTGTATTAGAGTTTTTATGAGCTTCCCTTGGTCTGAAACTTTCGACCGCCTCCTCTTGATAGCTCTCTTCTCAGTCTTTGTCTTTTGGGTCTGCCCGTTGCACAGGCTGGTGCACGCTGAGATGCCACAGAAATAGGACTCGTCCGACTGCGACGATGTCTCGGAGCTCCCCTCTGAGGGAGGGCCCTTGTAGGAAGAGTGATAAACCTCCCCAATGTTAGAGAAGTCTCTCTGGTTCGTGAAGGGCTTCCTTCCTTTGATCTCCCCATTGGCTATCGGGTGCAGGGGCTCTGTTGTTGGCTTAATAGTCTCTGGTTTTTCACTTTTGTACTTGCAACGCTTTTTCTGAAAccacaagtgaaaaaaaagaaatggttaAGTTCTGGGAGGCAAGGAAAGCATGGAAGCCAAGCCTAGGaaccagcagagagagcagctgagaCGTGAAGCACCTGCCAGCACAAACACCTCAGccccagtgtcactgtgatAGTTTATGAAAATCCTTTGGTTAGGGTTTTctgctgagaagcctcagaaaagaaatgtagaCAATAACCATCTGATGGCtgtggaatgtggtctggacaTGGTTTAACAGCAGGTACAcctttgattggtctcatgtgaattgtttttacttaatgaccaataACAGCCAGCTGTGTCGCGGCTGTGAGCAGTCATGAACTTTTGTTatcattctattctattcttgTCCAGCATTCTGTATCATCTCTCTATTCTGCAGTATAGCATTTTTAAGATAATATCATATCACAAAacaataaatcagccttctgaaacatggagtcaagattcttaTCTCTTCCCTTGGTGGGGTTGCCTGCAAATTCcacaccccagcagctccctccccacaGGCTCAGACTGTACCTTCTTCTCTGGGGAAAACTTCAGGGGCTCCACAATGTACAGATCCTCTGGATCCACTGCAAGAGAGAACAGACACTCAACAGTGCTGACACTGCCAGCTCTAGAGCAACACAGTCCCAACTAAACACAGCATGACAAAATATTCCCCTGAGCAGGCacatttctccctctctgcctttgtAAGTTGAGGGGGCCACAACACAAACACTCTAAGtcagcacacagagaaattcCCCTGTGCTGTTGTGGCAGCTGCCAGTGACACACACCTGAAAAGCCCTGGCCTTCTCACAGTTATGGCCATGGGAGGGGTGCAAAGAACATCCTTTGGGGGAAAGGAGGAGTCAGTGAGTGGTGCAGTCTAGGCAAACAAACTGCTCCCAGTGTAAGAGTGTGTCATGTGCAGCCTGCCCCAGACAGCACAGATGTGCACCTACCAACAAGGCAGATGTTCACACGGACCTGAGACCAGCAGGGAGAATTTGGGAAAAGCAttgtcttgaaagaaaaaacagtctAGACCTTAGCTAGTGTTCATGGCATCACACTGCCAACTCCAGAGTTTTAATGGAGTTTTATTCACAGGACAAACCTGTGAGGCAAGTTTGCTGCACCCAGAAGAGCTGTGTCAGCAGCATACTTGCTAGTTACTGTGATCTGCAACACTTTCTTTTGCATGGCACTCCTGGCCTCAGAAATCAAAATTCAGTTGTCCCAAATCTACCATGAATACTGCAAAGATCAGATCATTCCTCATACCCAAGCCAAGATAAATGGTCTAAGTTTTCTTACTGAAGATGCTAAATTTGAATCCTAAATACCTGCCAAGTTTTAAACATGGGCTATCAGGACTTCAGGAAAGTAGGACACTCAGACTTCCCACGTCTGGcatttccaagagaaaaaaaaagctactttCTGCAAGCTTCACAGCTTTGCAGACCTGAATGCCTGCACTGATTGCTCCTAACCCTAAAAAACCATCTGCAAAGCAGAACAGATCTGTAGCAAAAACTGCCTGTAAAGTTTTAGCATAATTCAGCACAGTTCTGTGAATATCTGGTAACTTGTTTACAAACCACCTTATGTTACAGAACACAcacatgaacacacacacattgtGCAGCACTAAGAGCAACAGCACAGACCAGATGTATGATATGAATAATACCTTCTTTACCAGCTAGCTGAAAagactgggatctgaccagtGGAAGGGACGTTCTTCTTTTCAAATTCATATCATCATAGGAAGAGAAACACCTAGGAAATTCCAGAAAGcttttttaacacatttttctcaGGATTTTGTCATGTACATTTCCTCATTAAAAATCATCCTCGGCAGAAAGAACTGAGGTCTGCTGAGGTGCCCAACAAAGCCTGGCTATCAGACACGGTACTGCGTTTGCTACAAGTTACCAAGCCATGTTTTTCAAGTACAGTAGCCCCAAAATGCTCCTAGGAGAGTGTTATGATTGAGAGCCCCTTGCTATCAATTCTGTGTGCAGCAAGAAAACTCAGAATTAAAGGAGATGTGCCAGTACCAGCAGACTtaggaaacattaaaaaaagctgCAAGAACAATTAAGtttcaaatataaatacattacCTTTTGGGGCTAGGGTAGTGATTGCTTTTGGGAATTTTTGAGAGGTAATCTTCACAGAACTGAGAAGGGCTCCTGCACCGCTGCACAAAAAGCACCAAGCCCAGGATGAGGCAGAGAACCAGAGAAATCACCAGGTAAGTCTGGCGGTCAGAAACCTGCAGGGATTGGAGACAACTGCTGAAGTCACAACAATTCCATGGCATTGCCATTCTTATGTTTTAAGCTCTAAAAGACAAGTGCTATGTTCTCCACTCACTTTTCTTTAGTTTCACTAAACACCTGCTCATGtttcagtaatttttctgaGGTTTGATGCAGTCTATTGGCTGTGCAGCATTCAGGAGTGAAGGCTGAATGCCACTAGCTGCTATCAGGACAAGATTCCCCTGCCTCCAATATCAGCACAACTACAGAAGCTGCCACCCCCTGCAAAGAGCATCCCAATCTCCTTGAAAGCAATACACTTCCCATAAGAAACCAGGCTCAAAGTAAATTCTCTGGTTCACAGCTGACATGGATGCAACACTATGGCAAATCTAAACTGTACTTTTTATCAACTGGCACTGTAGTACTTCACAAAATACCATTATAATCACTTGATTCAATGTGGTTTCACTGACCACAGCCCTCAAACAGGAGCTCATCCAGCCAGGCATCAAAAGAGGAGTCTCACCAAGTGCTAGCTCAAGGGAGGTCTTTGGCAATACCCACAAAATATAAAAGATCATGTTTATGGTACTGCTTGAAATGTCAGGCAAGCAGAACAAACATTGGAGAGAAAATGTTCCTAATATTGTTGCCAAGATTTCCCTAATCTCTAAAGATGACAATAGCcagcaaggaaaggagaaggctGCCTGGGCTCAGACTACAGTCATGGGGGCTAGGGGGGCTGCAGTAACTATGACCAATTTTGCTATGACCAAGACAGCTCATGTCACTCAAATCTGCAGCCAGAAGTTTCAGATAGAGTAGGCTGAAAGCAACACAGCAGACGATTTAAAACTCCATTTGAAGACTCTGGTCTCTTCAAATGAGATGTGTTTAGGCATCCATTTCCTCTGGATTGTGATTACCTCACGTTTCAGCTCCGCCACGGTCGCTGACAGATTGGAAGCCAGCTGGGTCATGTTGGTGAGCTGTGCTTGTAGCAGCTGGATTGCCTCTGTCTGACGCTGGTCCTGTGGAGAACAGAGTCATGGGCATGCTGTCAGTGGCCAGGTTCACTGTCACCTGCCCTCATGGCCACAGAATTAGTGTTCTGTCTGACACAGCAAGGCACTCAGCAGCCACACAGCCTACCCAGCATTGCTTCCAACACAGTGTTCACATAACATCTTTGTTTGTCAACTAACATTATGCCAAGTGCATCTCATTAGAGACACTTCTGCTGTCCTCACCACGGGCAGAGTGAGCAGGCAGCTCCACACAGTCACTGTCAGGAGGCCAGAACACACATACacagctgccaggcacagctccagtcCAAGGCTGATGCACAGGACAGGAGCCCACACCAGCCAGGAATGGCTCCTTCCCAGCTAACAGCTACTCCCTAACAGGACTCAATCCTATGAAAAATTAAGGAAGTTGAGCAGAACACCACGGGGGCTAACTTTAGACTGACCAGCACTGATActcttccaaaaaaaccccaaagccaacCCAGAAAAGGCAACACACAAAAGCTgccattttcttcactgttcATGGATGAAGAAACTCCAGGCCTGGGACTGCACTTCAGAAGCTTTCAGACAGTCTGGGATCAAGTCTGCTATGCCACATGCACAGCTGCTTTAGTGAATGTTTAGCACAGCAGTTACTGCTCTATTTCACAGCTGCTCAGGAAAGCCAagatggcagagcagggaaaacccacattttaaagaatgaagtaaagtttttgttccaagcacaacatttttaaatgcacatttaGCCTAAGCCATTACTGttcccctctgcctttccatAGGGTCAGTctcttcagcagcagggaaacTGTCAATCAATACTTTAAATCAGATACGAAAAATGAACcaagtttaaaaaattgttttgagtGCAGTTACAACGAACAAACAAGGGTTGGAACTGACCTGGATAACTTTTTCATTGACAAAGACATTGAAGAGTTGTAGCCATTACCAGCTGACAACTGATCTTTTCTTCAAGtacaaaatcagaaaacagagctgaaaatggCTTTATTCTGAAACAACTGAGAACATGTCTAAAAATCttataatgaagaaaaataggGAAGCATGGAATGGATGCTCTTAAAAGGCAGATATACAGCTCAGCTGAAAGAGGATTTCTGCACCTCTGTGCAACTCTTCATTAAAAGCAAGCATTTCTAACTAGGAAACCACCTCAATACTCCAAACAAATCATACCTGCTCTTCTGCTATTCTTGAGGTGTTCTGAagttttattattgttttattgaaagccttctgcatttcttccatttgttttcGGTACCTAAAACAAAAAGTGTTGAAGGCTGAAATGTTAGTGCACAAAACTCCTCAGCTTAGACTTGTCTTTAAGTCTAAGACATGACTGCCAGCAAAAACCTTCTCTTTGCCCAAAGAGCTTTATTTAAACATCAAGTGGTACCTGCTTTTAAATTTCACAATTAAAACAGATGtcagatttgttttgtttttttccccccaaggtTATGGTCCAATCTATTTCAACACCTTCAAGCTCAGTGCCAATTTACTGAATTCACTCTGCACAATAAATATAACTGTGAGCCCCTTCTTTGGAACCAATTCTGAAATGGGTACATCTCCCCACTCTCCTGTAGCTAAGGAACACCACAGATAAACACCAATACACAGAGACATCCTTCACAGTAAACTCTTGGTTCCCTCTCCACAGCCACTTATTCACCCAGAGTTACTACAGATAACAGGGTAGTTTAAGTGGAAACAATTTTATAAAAAAGGCATTGTAGGTGTGTGACATTCAGTTCAACAGTAACAGAAGGATGTGCCCTTTGGTAGACAGAATTATGGACAGGATTAGTGCCTATATCCTGACAACACTTCatccttttaaaaaacccacagcaatactcctcaaaagaaaacatatagGATTTTATCTGAAATACAAAAAGGGAAGAAGCCCTGATTCACACAGGGTAACTCCAACAGCCACCTAGGCTGGGTCCTTTCATCAGCTTTCCATAAAGCTTTAAGCTGTGATTACTGTTGTGCTGCACTAAGTGGTTTCTTTAGTTATTGTTTTGCACTGGGTGATCTTGTTATTTTGCACTGAATAGCTCACACGGTCTGTTCCACACACACCCCTCTCCCCCAAGCCCCAGTGGAGGTGGTCTTGTCAGTCCCTCCCATCACCTCTATTCCATTGGCTGTGGCCCTTCTcctctgccccccccccccccccgggtTTAACATCTCCTGAGACTAAACCCTCTGGTCTCTTTGGTCTCTTTCCCCCCAGGGACTCAGCCTTGCCCAGACAGCTCCTATCCAGGAATAAAGTGGGGCTCTGGCCCTGAGAGGAAAGAGCTCCTCGAGTCTTTTACTTTTGTCCTTGTAAGGCTGAGAGGGGCCGAGGGTCCAAAGCTGGCCAGATCAGGCCCCAAGAGCTCAGCCCTTACAATTTCCCCTCTGCCCAAGCTCCCCTGTCCCTCACAGCCTGgacccctcccagccctgctcagcctcacCTCTGACTGAGCTCCTCCAGGTAGCGGCTGCTGAGGGACATGTTGACCTCCAGGGCCTTGATGCGGTTGTTGAGGCGCATGAAGACAGATTCCTTCTGGTTGGAGCCATGAACCAGGTTCCCGTTGGCATAGCCCAGCTCTGTGGAGTTCTGCAGCTCAGCATAGAAATCTGTGGCTGTTCTCTGTGGCCCCCCTGAGGCTGGGAGTGCCAGCAGAACTTCTTCTGCCACCTGCTCATCCTCCTTTGTCTCGGCAGGCACAGGAGGCTcagcaggaggcacagcaggTTTCTGCACTTCTGGAgtgctctccttcccttccacaGCATCACTGGCTACCACATCCACTGTGCTCTCAGGCTGCAGAACAGTCTCTGTAGGCTTTGGAATCACTGGGGTAGCAACAGGCTCTCTTGTGCTCACCTCCTTTACCTCAGTGGTCACACTGGGCTCGGGGCTTTCTTCtacagcagagctctcagccttctccatttcagtgctgagctctgggacatCCACCTGTGGAGTCACCCTTGGTGCTACCTGGCCTGAGTCTTCTTTTGGAGGCTCCAGCACCATGTCTGTGGTGGGGGATGGCTTCACTTCAGAAGTAACTTCTAGAAGGAGGGACTGAGAGACAGTTTGAGGatggctgggctccagctcaATGGACTCTGTGGTCTCATTGCTTATCTCCTCGTGGACTGCACTGAAATCAACTGCAACAGCAGACCCAGGGGGTTTCTCAGCTTTGCTGTCCACTTGCTCAGGCAgaggctcctctgctgctgtgtgggcaGACTCAGTCAGAGCTGGCTGCGGCTGCTGCACATCCACAGGGTGAGCTGGCCTCTCTTCCCCTCCAGTTTTACTGTGCTGCCGATGCACGGCTGCTGCAACCGAGCACCACTTCAGCAGGTACTCTGAGAAGGTGGAAATGCAGCACACTGCTGCCATGTCACTGCAGTACTTCTCTGTCTCCAGCTCAAAccatgctgctgcctcctcttcctgctcatCACTGGACAGCAAAGTTACTGTGGACTGGCTTGTATCTTCTTCATACTCCTGCACTAGCTGAACAATTGGGCTTTCTTTAGTCAAATCCACCATTAATTGCTCCTTCTCTATCTGTGGAATATCTGTAGTAACAAGTCTACAACAGAGTTAAAAAGACAAGGTGTTGATTCAATAGTTTTACATCCCTGCTATAGAAGACTGTGAAAATAAGTCTTTCAGAAAATTAGCAAGGCTTAGTCCAGTGACCAAAAGCCAattttgagacagaaaaaaaaattctgcaaggTAACATTTTCTCTGGTGATTTTCAGTCCCAATAagcaaacaaattatttcaaaccCTGCCTCTTAAACAGCAAGCCTTCTCAATTAGATATTGTCCCTTCCCTCACccctgaaaaaaaccaccagtTCAAATCCTCTTTTTCACACAGCAAGCATCTTACTCTACTGATGCAATCCTCAAATGCAAGAATCACAACATTCCCACTCACCTACCTGAGTGTCTCAGCAAGAATGATAGAAAACTGTAAAGCCACTAAATACAGCACAAGTCATGTCTTAACATTTAAGAGGCAGGGTCTTGGCCTTAAGCAGCCTAATTATCAGCAATTGTAATTACTAAGAAACAGACTCTATACAGAGCTTCTTATCTCAAGCTCACTCTGTACATTTGCATATATGTTTTCATCAAGGGAAGTCTACCAAAGTATAAGCTTCCAAATCAGAAGTTTATACAAACCAGAAGTTTATAGCAACACATTTTATATTCCTAATTGGTCTCCCTTGCAGGAGACCACAAAACCTGGACCAATATGAAACCAGTTTCTGTATCAAAACAAAATGCACCACAATGGACATAGCTGTAACAGACAGCAACAAAAACACTTTATGTCTCTGGTTAGTGCCATTGCAATATACAGATTTTACCAAATACTTATTTCTTCCCTTGTTTAAGTCTGCATGCCATATCTGAGCATCCTACTACCCAGGATTGCAGACTGGCCCATGTTGGTCTCTGCTTGGAGCACATTACAAACACCCCAAGAGCAGTCACTTACTCTGGTGAAGGAACAGGTGTTGGTTCAGGCAGTCTTGGTGCAGCTGTTGAAGTTGCAGGGGTGGCAGTGACATTTTCAGACACACTTTTGTTCCCAGCTGcacaaaggaggaaaatgtgaatgtgaaaACTTGCTGTCCACTTGCTCAGGCAGAGGCTCCTTTGTTTTCAACAGATTCTGAGATCTGGGTTTATtattggtggggtttttttgatgaTTAACTGTGCTACCAAATTAACTGCAGATGCCATCCAATGTTACCTGAATGAAATGCTACTGACAGTTTTTCACTATGGGGTTGTGAACAGTCCCAAAATACTTcagagaaagaagcagcaagttAGGACAACTCCAGCTGGGTAACACAGAGAGTAAAGATCTCCAATAAAGCTGAATAAGCACATGTAATCTTTGTATAGGTCTTCTTCTCAGCAAATTCAGCATCTTTGTTTCACTTTTCACAGTCACTAGGTTCTATGATACTAATCAGATATGTCACAAAAGgtgaaaaaagtaatttaaaccATGACAGACTATCCAActcctcaccaaaaaaaaaccccaacttaaCAAAGAAATGCACTTTCCATAACGCTtttgttccagattgcaaggcaagatgtattctatcAACCACCTGTATGGCAGTTGTGGTGTGTCAAGTGGGCAGTTTGCCTTATCTCTCTcagtgatcacaatcactcctccctctggggggacacctgctgataacaggatactgaatgtcactgcatggctgataagaactacagcatcccactgggagatgggagcccagagggaggagccaagcattcctacccagatggaatctggagattctggaacaccagcacagcttctccactggatttccttcccagaggagcagcagctgcctcttcttccactggatcttcagaggaagattCCACCCTTttctgcaggatccctgctccagcagaaccacccctgacactgcaggagggctgcagccacaattccatttggactgctaccaacaccctgacccacagggtgtcaggctgtgttcTGGCTCTGTCAGTGTTGCTTTTGGTTTACTGCAATGttaattttatccttttatttccttccctagtaaagaactgttattttctgctcccatattttttgactgagagccccttaatttaaaatttatagcaatttggaggggtggggagggtttacattctccatttcaggggaggctcctgccttaCCTAGCAGactcctgtctttccaaacagaGACAGATTTTCATCTAAAAAACTACAGTACCTTCAGTTTCAGATGACTCCTCAGTTTTGGCTCCAAGCATATTGGCAGCAATGTTCACCATACTCAGGATAGCATCTAAAAGAGAACAACAACTCCTCAACAAGGGCATTCTCAGAGggcccagagctcagcagcaccaagAAATTTGCTATTTTACCATACTTGTTTGAAATTAATCACAGTGTAAGGACATAATATCTGGTGATTCTATTACACTGGAGGCagctggtttttttaaaggtaaatgTATAAGCTAGAAACCTGTATTTGAAAACCTGCACCATAACACCCACAGATCTGCCTTAcacttatatttattttaaggagCTGTTAAGTAGAACAGTTCCTCTCCCCTCTGAATTCACAGAAGTAAATTCCAAGAGGTCCTGCTCTACATCAGCACTGAATTAAATACAGCTACTCTTTAGTCTT harbors:
- the SUCO gene encoding SUN domain-containing ossification factor isoform X1, whose amino-acid sequence is MREPPRRPLALGSCLLLCALLWLPVWNVFCKDTLSSAVQYASGDACALASEDENVQEKGEEAAPSLEPEDSSTRSYSMEELLNDLTKSDQTTEISETSQPEAVSPPSVAVNEASSSIVPSTENTSSSPTSEIPPVSQPDAIENSRADIPVVSSSEAEQSEPDCDIGGTLEADPQSEPSSFVSPPESLAGQHIENISSSHGKGKKTKSEFESKVSAAEKGADEQKSALNASENLKREKDFKKTGEIDPTSVITPKDPGDIPTFDEWKKKVMEVEKEKSQSMHPSAVGGQHSTKKVQKNRNNYASVECGAKILAANPEAKSTSAILMENMDLYMLNPCSTKIWFVVELCEPVQVKQFDIANHELFSSTPKDFLVSISDRYPTNKWIKLGTFHARDERNVQSFPLDEQMYAKYVKMFIKYIKVELISHFGSEHFCPLSLIRVFGTSMVEEYEEIADSQYQSERQELFDEDYDYLLDYNTGEEKSSKNLLGSATNAILSMVNIAANMLGAKTEESSETEAGNKSVSENVTATPATSTAAPRLPEPTPVPSPELVTTDIPQIEKEQLMVDLTKESPIVQLVQEYEEDTSQSTVTLLSSDEQEEEAAAWFELETEKYCSDMAAVCCISTFSEYLLKWCSVAAAVHRQHSKTGGEERPAHPVDVQQPQPALTESAHTAAEEPLPEQVDSKAEKPPGSAVAVDFSAVHEEISNETTESIELEPSHPQTVSQSLLLEVTSEVKPSPTTDMVLEPPKEDSGQVAPRVTPQVDVPELSTEMEKAESSAVEESPEPSVTTEVKEVSTREPVATPVIPKPTETVLQPESTVDVVASDAVEGKESTPEVQKPAVPPAEPPVPAETKEDEQVAEEVLLALPASGGPQRTATDFYAELQNSTELGYANGNLVHGSNQKESVFMRLNNRIKALEVNMSLSSRYLEELSQRYRKQMEEMQKAFNKTIIKLQNTSRIAEEQDQRQTEAIQLLQAQLTNMTQLASNLSATVAELKREVSDRQTYLVISLVLCLILGLVLFVQRCRSPSQFCEDYLSKIPKSNHYPSPKRCFSSYDDMNLKRRTSLPLVRSQSFQLAGKEVDPEDLYIVEPLKFSPEKKKKRCKYKSEKPETIKPTTEPLHPIANGEIKGRKPFTNQRDFSNIGEVYHSSYKGPPSEGSSETSSQSDESYFCGISACTSLCNGQTQKTKTEKRAIKRRRSKVSDQGKLIKTLIQTKSGSMPSLHDIIKGNKDITVGTLGVTTVSGHI